One genomic region from Leptolyngbyaceae cyanobacterium JSC-12 encodes:
- a CDS encoding hypothetical protein (IMG reference gene:2510094594), producing MSRKGHSITLSLREQDKAQLEALALEFGKTWGDRPNISKLIEAIARRELVIAPNHDWTKERINALNRARTALIDLGEIEMAVAIAQLLLERSELTIPLRHELEQFVARPVLPWRLEVQRYILRQQPFQLSYQDAAARVWHFTIRYAEIATHESRQYLDCWCEETEGNQDLPELIHNWCLRLDRITDAAISPTSGQWRSRLDTVPVELHLFRGLAFAYQSKNSLDLVNEWVADLPQVRRVVRQVSSSFWLLREVLRYGKDCEIISPAAVRDRLKQELEPMCKLYGLTSES from the coding sequence ATGAGCCGTAAAGGTCACTCGATTACGCTGTCGCTTAGGGAGCAAGACAAAGCCCAACTGGAAGCCCTGGCGTTGGAATTCGGCAAAACCTGGGGCGATCGCCCGAATATTTCCAAGCTGATCGAAGCGATCGCCCGTCGGGAACTCGTCATTGCCCCCAACCATGATTGGACAAAAGAGCGAATTAACGCCTTAAATCGAGCCAGGACTGCCCTGATTGATCTGGGAGAAATTGAGATGGCAGTAGCGATCGCCCAACTACTGCTAGAGCGTAGCGAACTCACCATTCCCCTCCGGCATGAACTGGAACAATTCGTCGCTCGACCTGTTCTACCCTGGCGCCTGGAAGTGCAACGGTATATCCTGCGGCAACAACCCTTTCAGTTGTCCTATCAAGATGCAGCAGCACGAGTCTGGCACTTCACGATTCGCTATGCCGAAATTGCAACTCATGAATCCCGTCAATATCTTGATTGCTGGTGTGAGGAAACCGAAGGCAATCAGGACTTACCAGAACTGATCCACAACTGGTGTCTTCGTCTGGATCGCATCACCGATGCCGCAATCTCTCCCACTTCTGGGCAGTGGCGTTCCAGGTTGGATACCGTTCCCGTCGAGTTGCATCTATTTCGCGGGCTTGCCTTCGCTTATCAGAGCAAAAATTCTCTTGACCTTGTGAACGAATGGGTAGCCGATTTGCCTCAAGTCCGGCGCGTGGTGCGGCAAGTTTCCAGTAGCTTCTGGTTGCTTCGAGAAGTCTTACGTTACGGCAAAGACTGCGAAATTATCTCGCCAGCAGCAGTGCGCGATCGCCTGAAACAGGAACTAGAACCTATGTGCAAGCTTTATGGCTTAACGTCCGAATCATGA
- a CDS encoding CRISPR-associated helicase, Cas3 family (IMG reference gene:2510094592~PFAM: DEAD/DEAH box helicase~TIGRFAM: CRISPR-associated helicase Cas3, subtype CYANO), which produces MKTLSVRLQPVYSCPATGVPSQVKLPPEISSLSWHQVQTWELLSDPDIDVVFNTAMTGDGKSLAAYLKAMTGKNYTLAMYPTNELARDQERQVQNYKTLFNPDYDPQIYRLTGATLEDFVETKNLPSKQQGIMYVSDNSEILLTNPDIFHYIHSFCYLRRNPSQPSRGDNADKLFRKIDESYRLFLFDEFHVFSSPQIASILNSILLMKHTSPEKKFLFMSATPNEMLQDFLKRSNLRYAIVDPVAQDKYRFTLTKETEAWRMISQAITLTFPCELEPNARATYQWLVDHTEDIILQFFLDYPGSKGAVILNSISSVYKLAGVLKPLFEQHNLKVLINTSLTGETEKSQSLTEADLLIGTSTIDVGVDFKINFLVFEASDAGNFIQRFGRLGRHPDFLPRPYQAYGLIPNFLVSRLFSEKGTLRDREECDRVSFNQAIRNNWTFTNQFEGYPQRWGSVQSCYIWNELCSRHMKETYPDAADGFKTDTENAFRFEMSKKRGQIYHYLQQKQNKIIDEARSFRGSSQLDCAVYDVTNPDEPERERFKTYNLPGLLSNFVFELMDKDEFLEQIRAAKLPAKRFRDALCYLKLRDYRDVRENWYFYYAQDDFSTVKQFGRVQILKGLEIEGIDIPTRLRRAVSQRGMVCFVSDRDRVTLRTKLGLPMQFQAYGLSDRTDDPNPPYTIAFGQSALMLETSICYWKPKEDRAWIY; this is translated from the coding sequence GTGAAAACACTTTCTGTACGGCTACAACCTGTTTACTCGTGTCCTGCTACAGGTGTACCCAGCCAGGTCAAGTTACCGCCTGAAATCTCCAGCTTATCGTGGCACCAGGTACAAACTTGGGAGTTGTTGAGTGATCCAGACATCGATGTGGTGTTTAACACTGCTATGACGGGGGACGGAAAGAGCCTTGCTGCATACCTCAAAGCGATGACGGGCAAAAACTACACCCTGGCAATGTATCCCACCAATGAATTAGCCCGTGACCAGGAACGGCAAGTCCAAAACTATAAAACGCTATTTAACCCTGACTACGATCCTCAAATTTATCGGTTAACGGGTGCGACGCTTGAGGACTTTGTTGAGACAAAGAATCTGCCATCAAAGCAACAGGGAATAATGTACGTGAGCGATAATTCCGAAATCCTGCTCACAAATCCGGATATCTTTCATTACATTCATTCCTTTTGTTATCTGAGGCGAAACCCCAGTCAGCCAAGTAGAGGAGATAATGCAGACAAGCTTTTCAGAAAAATTGATGAGTCATATCGACTGTTTCTGTTTGATGAGTTCCATGTGTTCTCGTCTCCCCAGATTGCCAGCATATTGAATTCAATTCTTTTGATGAAACATACATCGCCAGAGAAGAAGTTTCTTTTTATGTCAGCCACCCCCAACGAGATGCTTCAGGACTTTCTGAAGCGATCAAATTTAAGATATGCAATTGTTGATCCAGTCGCTCAAGACAAGTATCGATTTACCTTAACGAAAGAAACGGAAGCATGGCGCATGATTAGCCAAGCAATTACACTAACGTTTCCTTGCGAATTGGAGCCGAATGCAAGAGCGACTTACCAATGGTTAGTTGATCATACTGAAGACATAATCTTGCAATTCTTCTTGGACTATCCAGGTAGCAAAGGTGCGGTAATTCTGAATTCGATCTCGTCTGTCTACAAATTAGCAGGAGTGCTAAAACCCCTTTTTGAGCAGCATAACCTCAAAGTTCTAATTAATACCAGTTTGACAGGTGAAACCGAAAAGTCACAGTCTCTCACTGAAGCAGATTTGCTAATCGGTACTTCGACCATTGATGTGGGTGTGGACTTTAAGATTAACTTCCTGGTGTTTGAGGCTTCCGACGCTGGAAACTTCATTCAACGGTTTGGGCGATTGGGCAGACATCCTGATTTTTTGCCTCGACCTTACCAGGCGTATGGATTGATCCCAAATTTTCTAGTGAGTCGGTTATTTAGTGAAAAAGGGACATTGCGAGACAGGGAGGAGTGCGATCGCGTCTCATTCAATCAAGCAATTCGTAACAATTGGACTTTCACGAATCAGTTTGAAGGCTATCCGCAGCGATGGGGCAGTGTGCAATCGTGCTATATCTGGAACGAATTGTGTTCACGCCACATGAAAGAAACCTACCCCGATGCGGCAGATGGCTTTAAGACAGATACGGAAAATGCATTCCGATTTGAGATGTCGAAAAAGCGGGGGCAAATTTATCACTATCTCCAACAAAAGCAAAACAAAATTATTGATGAAGCACGATCGTTTCGCGGGAGCAGTCAGTTGGATTGTGCAGTGTACGATGTGACCAATCCAGATGAACCAGAGCGAGAACGATTTAAGACCTACAACTTGCCGGGACTTCTAAGTAATTTTGTGTTTGAACTAATGGATAAAGACGAGTTTCTGGAGCAGATAAGAGCGGCGAAACTCCCTGCAAAACGGTTTCGAGATGCCCTGTGCTATCTCAAGCTGAGAGATTACCGCGACGTTCGAGAGAATTGGTACTTTTACTACGCCCAAGATGATTTTAGCACGGTCAAACAATTTGGCAGAGTCCAAATTCTCAAGGGATTGGAGATTGAAGGCATAGACATTCCAACCCGATTAAGAAGAGCAGTATCTCAGCGGGGCATGGTTTGTTTTGTTTCGGATCGCGATCGAGTCACACTTCGTACCAAACTTGGATTACCGATGCAGTTTCAGGCATACGGCCTGAGCGATCGCACCGATGATCCTAATCCTCCTTATACGATCGCCTTTGGGCAATCGGCGCTCATGCTAGAAACCTCGATCTGCTACTGGAAGCCCAAGGAGGACAGGGCATGGATCTATTAA
- a CDS encoding hypothetical protein (IMG reference gene:2510094593), which yields MTTLEKLLQVLSDGDWHSTEELVQEVGHRFSATIHVARQRGDRIEKRRCDRHQFEYRLLVTANR from the coding sequence ATGACGACACTCGAAAAGTTGTTACAGGTTTTATCAGATGGCGACTGGCATTCAACGGAGGAACTGGTGCAGGAGGTTGGGCATCGTTTTTCCGCAACGATCCATGTGGCGAGGCAAAGGGGCGATCGTATTGAGAAACGCCGGTGCGATCGTCATCAGTTTGAGTATCGGTTGTTGGTTACAGCTAACCGTTAG